A window from Numida meleagris isolate 19003 breed g44 Domestic line unplaced genomic scaffold, NumMel1.0 unplaced_Scaffold261, whole genome shotgun sequence encodes these proteins:
- the LOC110390988 gene encoding LOW QUALITY PROTEIN: leukocyte immunoglobulin-like receptor subfamily A member 2 (The sequence of the model RefSeq protein was modified relative to this genomic sequence to represent the inferred CDS: substituted 1 base at 1 genomic stop codon) codes for MAPMALALILGWCLVAAIRAQHLAXPSLWLHPIQRVSLGDTVTLQCHLPRWQKNTDKEQSMVEFSLGRVNAEDAEKYWCQYRALEPPGISEKSDPVELVVTDHRYPPPGIYLSPEEHVETGTNVTIRCWKKDYVAAFLLHKDGHSAPIQHQNPSGGGTATFTLNGVTPADSGTYRCSYRIRGCCFLSSPLGKRVTLKVTPGPTHPGGMGQMHGNLLATVVGGCAATLVFILILIIFFLLAARRRWIRRDESHGGEQFTVFPSPLDLPYCLLPPLPSPIDTPNVFQ; via the exons gttggtgtctggtggcagcGATCAGGGCACAGCATC TGGCCTGACCCTCCCTGTGGCTGCACCCCATCCAGAGGGTGTCCCTGGGAGACACAGTCACCCTGCAGTGCCACCTTCCCCGGTGGCAAAAAAACACGGACAAAGAGCAGTCCATGGTTGAGTTCTCCTTGGGTAGAGTAAATGCAGAAGATGCAGAGAAATACTGGTGCCAGTACCGGGCTTTGGAACCACCAGGGATCTCAGAGAAGAGTGACCCtgtggagctggtggtgacag ATCACAGGTACCCCCCACCCGGGATTTACCTGAGCCCTGAGGAACACGTGGAGACAGGGACCAACGTCACCATCCGCTGCTGGAAGAAGGACTATGTGGCCgccttcctcctgcacaaggaCGGGCACTCAGCCCCTATCCAGCACCAAAACCCCAGTGGTGGTGGCACAGCCACCTTCACCCTCAATGGGGTGACCCCAGCCGACTCTGGCACATATAGGTGCTCCTACCGTATCAGAGGttgctgctttctgtcctcACCCCTGGGGAAAAGGGTGACACTGAAGGTGACACCCGGACCTACACACCCAG GTGGCATGGGGCAGATGCACGGGAACCTGTTGGCAACCGTGGttgggggctgtgctgccactcTTGTgttcatcctcatcctcatcatcttcttcctcctcgCTGCCCGCAGACGCTGGATAAGGAGAGATGAGAGCCATGGTGGGGAACAGTTTACAGTATTTCCATCCCCTCTAGATCTCCCCTATTGTCTTCTGCCTCCCCTTCCATCCCCTATAGATACCCCAAATGTCTTTCAGTGA